A single region of the Streptomyces sp. AM 4-1-1 genome encodes:
- a CDS encoding PadR family transcriptional regulator has product MPPVFAHGRLRLYLLKLLDEAPRHGYEVIRLLEERFQGLYAPSAGTVYPRLAKLEAEGLVTHATEGGRKVYSITDAGRAELAGRSGELADLELEIRESVSELAAEIRDDVRGAAGKLRSEMRAAATETRQTADGSRSADSGSGSGSGSGKKGERTSPFADFPDFTEHEAWRTAKEELRRARQEWKEQARRAKDESRRAREDAQRARRQAKEAQEKAREQMQHVAQQVQEHFARGDWPAGVREGLAEIGGQLGGFARTGTWPPYAKPEPADAAPEWAADTASTGDPARDLDRLLDRFRDDIRDAARDRGVTEEQMTEARNHLATAAARIDALLRRDDDGER; this is encoded by the coding sequence ATGCCCCCCGTATTCGCCCATGGGCGCCTGCGCCTGTATCTGCTCAAACTGCTCGACGAGGCCCCCCGCCACGGGTACGAGGTGATCCGGCTGCTGGAGGAGCGCTTCCAGGGCCTGTACGCGCCTTCGGCGGGCACGGTGTACCCCCGCCTGGCCAAGCTGGAGGCGGAGGGCCTGGTCACCCACGCCACCGAGGGCGGCCGGAAGGTCTACTCGATCACCGATGCCGGACGGGCCGAACTGGCCGGAAGGAGCGGCGAGCTGGCCGACCTCGAACTGGAGATCCGCGAGTCGGTGTCGGAGCTGGCCGCCGAGATCCGCGACGACGTGCGCGGCGCGGCGGGCAAGCTGCGCAGCGAGATGCGGGCGGCGGCGACGGAGACCCGGCAGACGGCCGACGGCTCCCGGTCCGCCGACTCCGGCTCCGGCTCCGGCTCCGGCTCCGGCAAGAAGGGGGAACGTACGTCGCCCTTCGCCGACTTCCCCGACTTCACCGAGCACGAGGCGTGGCGGACGGCGAAGGAGGAGCTGCGCCGGGCCAGGCAGGAGTGGAAGGAGCAGGCCCGCCGGGCGAAGGACGAGTCCCGGCGCGCCCGCGAGGACGCCCAGCGGGCCCGCCGCCAGGCCAAGGAGGCCCAGGAGAAGGCGCGCGAGCAGATGCAGCACGTCGCCCAGCAGGTGCAGGAGCACTTCGCACGGGGCGACTGGCCGGCCGGGGTGCGGGAGGGGCTGGCCGAGATCGGCGGTCAGCTCGGCGGCTTCGCCCGGACGGGCACCTGGCCGCCGTACGCCAAGCCGGAGCCCGCCGACGCGGCCCCGGAGTGGGCCGCCGACACGGCGTCCACCGGCGATCCGGCCCGCGACCTGGACCGGCTGCTCGACCGCTTCCGGGACGACATCCGGGACGCGGCGCGGGACCGGGGCGTCACCGAGGAGCAGATGACGGAGGCCCGGAACCACCTCGCGACCGCGGCGGCCCGGATCGACGCGCTGCTGCGCCGGGACGACGACGGCGAGAGGTGA
- a CDS encoding TetR/AcrR family transcriptional regulator: MARAGLTRDRVVEAAADLADAVGFDNVTVSALARGFGVKDASLYSHISNLRDLRTGVALLASSEFADRISAAVAGRAGKDALVAFADAYRAFVLERPGRYAATQFPVDPEVATASPAYARTLDVTYSMMRAYDLPEPDLTDAVRLLRSTFHGYSALEANGAFHDSRDVRASWERGVEALHVLLEHWPPARESAPPASRVPAPPARSTPVRRPMTRR, encoded by the coding sequence ATGGCACGTGCCGGTCTTACGAGAGACCGTGTGGTGGAGGCCGCGGCGGACCTGGCGGACGCCGTGGGGTTCGACAACGTCACGGTGTCCGCCCTGGCGCGGGGCTTCGGCGTCAAGGACGCCAGCCTGTACTCGCACATCAGCAACCTGCGGGACCTGCGGACCGGGGTCGCGCTGCTGGCGTCCTCGGAGTTCGCCGACCGCATCTCAGCCGCCGTGGCGGGCCGGGCCGGCAAGGACGCCCTCGTGGCGTTCGCCGACGCCTACCGGGCGTTCGTACTGGAGCGGCCGGGACGGTACGCAGCGACCCAGTTCCCGGTCGACCCGGAGGTGGCCACGGCGTCCCCGGCCTACGCCAGGACCCTGGACGTCACGTACTCGATGATGCGCGCGTACGACCTGCCCGAGCCGGATCTGACGGACGCGGTACGGCTGCTGCGCAGCACCTTCCACGGCTACAGCGCCCTGGAGGCCAACGGCGCCTTCCACGACTCACGTGATGTGCGGGCGTCCTGGGAGCGGGGGGTCGAGGCCCTGCACGTACTGCTGGAGCACTGGCCCCCGGCACGGGAGTCCGCGCCGCCCGCGTCGCGCGTACCCGCCCCGCCGGCCCGGTCCACCCCCGTCCGGCGGCCGATGACCAGGAGATGA
- a CDS encoding Clp protease N-terminal domain-containing protein, whose translation MFERFTRAARAVVTGAVGHTERAGSGTVGEEHLLLALLDREGTRAAFALTALGITDRRASVEAALARTRRRGGLTDADTEALAEFGIDVSEIVARVEEAHGEGALRDAGAAAPRGSGRRPFTRDAKKVLEKSLRIAVGRGDRSIGDEHLLLALTARPGGVVADVLAEHDATYPTVERALYGDGGAAGRAKAG comes from the coding sequence ATGTTCGAGCGATTCACCCGGGCCGCCCGGGCCGTCGTCACCGGAGCCGTGGGCCACACCGAGCGGGCGGGTTCCGGCACGGTCGGCGAGGAGCACCTGCTGCTCGCCCTGCTCGACCGCGAGGGCACCCGCGCCGCGTTCGCCCTCACGGCCCTGGGCATCACCGACCGCCGCGCCTCGGTGGAGGCCGCCCTCGCGCGGACGCGCAGACGCGGTGGGCTGACCGACGCCGACACCGAGGCCCTCGCCGAGTTCGGCATCGATGTCTCCGAGATCGTCGCCCGCGTCGAGGAGGCGCACGGCGAGGGCGCGCTCCGGGACGCGGGGGCAGCGGCGCCGCGCGGGTCCGGCCGCCGCCCGTTCACCCGGGACGCGAAGAAGGTCCTGGAGAAGTCGCTGCGCATCGCCGTGGGACGCGGGGACCGGTCGATCGGCGACGAACACCTCCTGCTGGCCCTCACGGCCAGGCCGGGCGGGGTGGTCGCCGACGTGCTCGCCGAACACGACGCGACCTACCCGACGGTGGAGCGCGCCCTGTACGGAGACGGGGGCGCGGCGGGCCGGGCGAAGGCTGGATGA
- a CDS encoding amino acid ABC transporter ATP-binding protein, which translates to MTTTAMVKAEGVHKSFGAAHILKGIDLEVAPREVFCLIGPSGSGKSTFLRCINHLEKINAGRLYVDGELVGYRQKGDKLYELKDSEVSLKRRDIGMVFQRFNLFPHMTAIENVMEAPVQVKREARAVARARAERLLDRVGLADKAANYPSQLSGGQQQRVAIARALAMEPKLMLFDEPTSALDPELVGDVLDVMRGLAEDGMTMIVVTHEMGFAREVGDALVFMDDGVVVESGHPRDVLTDPQHERTKSFLSKVL; encoded by the coding sequence ATGACCACCACCGCCATGGTGAAGGCCGAGGGCGTCCACAAGTCCTTCGGGGCCGCGCACATCCTCAAGGGCATCGACCTGGAGGTCGCCCCGCGTGAGGTCTTCTGTCTGATCGGCCCGTCCGGTTCCGGCAAGTCGACCTTCCTGCGGTGCATCAACCACCTGGAGAAGATCAACGCCGGGCGGCTGTACGTCGACGGCGAGCTGGTCGGCTACCGCCAGAAGGGCGACAAGCTGTACGAGCTGAAGGACAGCGAGGTCTCCCTGAAGCGCCGGGACATCGGCATGGTCTTCCAGCGCTTCAACCTCTTCCCGCACATGACGGCGATCGAGAACGTCATGGAGGCCCCGGTCCAGGTCAAGCGCGAGGCGAGGGCCGTCGCCAGGGCCCGCGCGGAGCGGTTGCTGGACCGGGTCGGTCTCGCCGACAAGGCGGCCAACTACCCGTCCCAGCTCTCCGGCGGCCAGCAGCAGCGGGTCGCCATCGCGCGGGCGCTGGCGATGGAGCCGAAGCTGATGCTCTTCGACGAGCCGACGTCGGCCCTCGACCCGGAGCTGGTCGGCGACGTCCTGGACGTCATGCGCGGACTCGCCGAGGACGGCATGACGATGATCGTCGTGACGCACGAGATGGGCTTCGCCCGTGAGGTCGGGGACGCGCTGGTCTTCATGGACGACGGCGTGGTGGTCGAATCGGGCCACCCGCGCGACGTACTGACCGATCCGCAGCACGAGCGGACGAAGTCGTTCCTGTCGAAGGTGCTGTAG
- a CDS encoding CGNR zinc finger domain-containing protein, giving the protein MELAYYSDYAVRLVNTEEPARGKDSLTSVEAVRDLFGANRQAARRTTDSDVTRFRSVRGRLRAVFEAADAGDETLAVDLLNSLLLEFPVSPQISGHEVRDDNGRPDWHMHLADHPSNATAGYAAIAAMGLAFHLTTHGVNRLGLCEAAPCRNAYLDTSTNRSRRYCSDRCATRANVAAYRARKRLETERSASTGRSADTAQPSTARTDRRSDVSGR; this is encoded by the coding sequence GTGGAACTGGCCTATTACTCGGACTACGCCGTGCGCCTGGTCAACACCGAGGAGCCGGCCCGCGGCAAGGACTCCCTGACGTCCGTCGAGGCGGTCCGCGACCTGTTCGGCGCCAACCGCCAGGCGGCCCGGCGCACGACCGACTCGGACGTGACGCGCTTCCGGTCCGTACGGGGGCGGCTGCGCGCGGTCTTCGAGGCGGCCGACGCGGGCGACGAGACACTCGCCGTCGACCTGCTCAACTCACTGCTGCTGGAGTTCCCGGTCAGCCCGCAGATCTCCGGCCACGAGGTCCGCGACGACAACGGCAGACCCGACTGGCACATGCACCTGGCCGACCACCCGTCGAACGCGACGGCCGGGTACGCCGCCATCGCGGCGATGGGCCTGGCGTTCCATCTGACGACGCACGGCGTGAACCGGCTCGGCCTGTGCGAGGCGGCCCCGTGCCGCAACGCCTATCTGGACACCTCGACGAACCGCTCTCGCCGCTACTGCTCGGACCGCTGCGCGACCCGCGCCAATGTCGCCGCCTACCGGGCCCGCAAGCGTCTGGAGACGGAACGGTCGGCGAGCACCGGCCGCAGCGCCGACACCGCCCAGCCCAGCACCGCGCGCACCGACCGCCGGTCGGACGTCAGCGGCCGGTAG
- a CDS encoding DUF6104 family protein: MYFTDRGIEELEKRRGEEEVTFEWLAEQLRTFVDLNPDFEVPVERLATWLARLDDEDDDE, from the coding sequence ATGTACTTCACGGACCGTGGCATCGAGGAGCTGGAGAAGCGGCGCGGCGAGGAGGAGGTCACCTTCGAGTGGCTGGCCGAGCAGTTGCGGACGTTCGTCGATCTCAATCCCGACTTCGAGGTGCCGGTCGAGCGGCTGGCGACCTGGCTGGCCCGGCTGGACGACGAGGACGACGACGAGTAG
- a CDS encoding helix-turn-helix domain-containing protein, with product MTDATDLAARAGDRDPRTGLRAVAALRRLLERLEAVHVRSARAQGWSWQEIAAELGVSRQAAHKKYGRQ from the coding sequence ATGACCGATGCAACGGATCTCGCCGCACGTGCCGGTGACCGTGATCCCCGGACCGGGCTGCGCGCCGTCGCCGCGCTGCGGCGGCTGCTGGAGCGGCTGGAGGCGGTACACGTCAGAAGCGCCCGCGCCCAGGGGTGGTCGTGGCAGGAGATCGCGGCCGAGTTGGGCGTCAGCCGCCAGGCGGCGCACAAGAAGTACGGGAGGCAATGA
- a CDS encoding DUF4097 family beta strand repeat-containing protein, translated as MPVSTWAVAVPQKLTFDDPVTTLNVRIVNGTVNVVGTEEPTARLEVSEIDGPPLIVTQQDGVLTVSYEDLPWQGFLKWLEGKGRLRSAVVSLTVPAGAAVEVGVVGAGAVISGIHGRTAVRGVTGDTALVGLSGEVRADTVSGNLEAQSVTGDLRFKSVSGDLTVVEGSAASLRAESVSGSMVLDLGPDGGPTDIRLTTVSGEIAIRLPHPADAKVEANTASGSVSNAFEDLRVGGQWGAKKITGTLGAGTGALRATTVSGSIALLRRPPTEEDPRPAEPTGKVL; from the coding sequence ATGCCTGTGTCGACGTGGGCCGTCGCCGTGCCTCAGAAGCTCACCTTCGATGACCCTGTGACGACGCTGAACGTGCGGATCGTCAACGGTACGGTCAACGTCGTGGGCACCGAGGAACCGACCGCCCGGCTGGAGGTCTCCGAGATCGACGGCCCACCGCTGATCGTGACCCAGCAGGACGGTGTCCTCACGGTCTCCTACGAGGACCTGCCCTGGCAGGGCTTCCTCAAGTGGCTGGAGGGCAAGGGGCGTCTCCGGAGTGCCGTCGTCTCGCTCACCGTGCCGGCCGGCGCGGCGGTGGAGGTCGGAGTCGTCGGCGCCGGAGCGGTGATCTCCGGCATCCATGGCCGTACTGCCGTACGCGGCGTCACCGGCGACACCGCCCTCGTCGGGCTCTCGGGCGAGGTCCGGGCCGACACGGTCTCCGGGAACCTGGAGGCGCAGTCCGTCACGGGCGACCTCCGCTTCAAGTCGGTCTCCGGCGATCTGACGGTCGTCGAGGGGTCGGCCGCCTCCCTGCGGGCCGAGTCGGTCAGCGGCAGCATGGTGCTCGACCTGGGACCGGACGGCGGGCCCACGGACATCCGGCTGACCACGGTCTCCGGGGAGATCGCCATCCGGCTGCCGCACCCGGCGGACGCGAAGGTCGAGGCGAACACCGCGAGCGGTTCCGTCTCCAACGCGTTCGAGGACCTTCGGGTGGGCGGCCAGTGGGGCGCGAAGAAGATCACCGGCACGCTCGGGGCCGGGACCGGGGCGCTCCGGGCGACGACGGTCTCCGGTTCGATCGCCCTGCTGCGCCGCCCACCGACCGAGGAAGATCCGCGACCGGCCGAGCCGACCGGAAAGGTGCTCTGA
- a CDS encoding amino acid ABC transporter permease — translation MSVDITERDPEGTPSAGPAVIKAVPVRHYGRYLSAVIAIAALVAIVYAFGQGKINWGAVPDYFFDDRIVKGVGQTLLLTVLSMVIGVVGGILLAVMRLSKNPVTASIAWSYIWFFRGTPVLVQLFVWFNLGLVFEYINLGPIYKDYWSSFMTPLLTALLGLGLNEAAYMAEICRAGLLSVDEGQTEASHALGMSHGRTLRRIVIPQAMRVIVPPTGNEVINMLKTTSLVSAVQFSELFRYAQDIGQTSGAPVEMYFLAAAWYLVMTSVLSVGQFYLERYYARGSSRSLPLTPLQRIRAGVFSLGRPKGGMA, via the coding sequence GTGTCTGTTGACATCACCGAACGGGACCCGGAAGGCACCCCGAGCGCCGGACCGGCGGTCATCAAGGCCGTCCCGGTCCGGCACTACGGGCGATACCTCTCCGCGGTCATCGCCATCGCCGCTCTCGTCGCGATCGTCTACGCCTTCGGGCAGGGCAAGATCAACTGGGGGGCGGTCCCCGACTACTTCTTCGACGACCGGATCGTCAAGGGCGTCGGCCAGACCCTGCTGCTGACCGTGCTGTCCATGGTCATCGGCGTGGTCGGCGGCATCCTGCTGGCCGTCATGCGGCTGTCGAAGAACCCGGTCACGGCGTCGATCGCCTGGTCGTACATCTGGTTCTTCCGCGGCACCCCGGTCCTGGTCCAGCTGTTCGTCTGGTTCAACCTGGGCCTGGTCTTCGAGTACATCAACCTCGGTCCGATCTACAAGGACTACTGGTCGAGCTTCATGACGCCGCTCCTGACGGCGCTGCTCGGCCTCGGCCTCAACGAGGCCGCGTACATGGCGGAGATCTGCCGGGCCGGTCTCCTCTCGGTCGACGAGGGCCAGACCGAGGCGTCGCACGCGCTCGGCATGAGCCACGGCAGGACGCTGCGCCGCATCGTGATCCCGCAGGCCATGCGCGTCATCGTGCCCCCGACGGGCAACGAGGTCATCAACATGCTGAAGACGACCTCGCTCGTCTCGGCGGTGCAGTTCTCCGAACTCTTCAGATACGCCCAGGACATCGGCCAGACGTCCGGGGCCCCGGTGGAGATGTACTTCCTCGCCGCGGCCTGGTACCTCGTCATGACCTCGGTGCTGAGCGTCGGCCAGTTCTATCTGGAGCGGTACTACGCACGCGGTTCGAGCCGGAGCCTGCCGCTGACCCCGCTGCAGCGGATCAGGGCCGGCGTGTTCTCGCTGGGCCGTCCGAAGGGAGGGATGGCATGA
- a CDS encoding ABC transporter substrate-binding protein: protein MTASTRRHTAAKSRIAAVGAIAVAGTMLLTACGDQTKSGSPDSGSVSSSGKASAQGAPLADLLPPEIKAKGVVKVGSDIAYAPVEFKDDSGKTVGIDPDVADALGKQLGVRFEFEKGTFDALLTGLRSKRYDVAMSAMTDTAARQNGVDADTGKKVGEGVDFVDYFHAGVSLYTLKGKTRSIQGWDDLCGKKIVVQRATISHDMAKEQAKKCGAKKLSIEPFDDDQQAQTRLRGGGADVGSSDFPVAAYAVKTSGGGKDFEIVGDQVQAAPYGMAVSKSNTKLRDAIKAALDAIIKNGEYGKIVTKWGVEAGAVTEAAVNGGK, encoded by the coding sequence ATGACCGCAAGCACCAGGCGTCACACGGCCGCGAAGTCACGGATAGCAGCGGTCGGCGCGATCGCGGTCGCCGGCACCATGCTGCTGACCGCCTGCGGCGACCAGACGAAGAGCGGTTCCCCGGACTCCGGCTCGGTGTCCAGCTCCGGCAAGGCATCCGCCCAGGGCGCCCCGCTGGCCGATCTGCTGCCTCCCGAGATCAAGGCGAAGGGCGTCGTCAAGGTCGGTTCGGACATCGCGTACGCGCCGGTCGAGTTCAAGGACGACAGCGGCAAGACCGTCGGCATCGACCCCGATGTGGCCGATGCCCTCGGCAAGCAGCTCGGCGTGCGGTTCGAGTTCGAGAAGGGCACCTTCGACGCGCTGCTGACCGGCCTGCGGTCCAAGCGCTACGACGTGGCCATGTCGGCGATGACCGACACGGCGGCCCGCCAGAACGGCGTCGACGCCGACACCGGCAAGAAGGTCGGCGAGGGTGTCGACTTCGTCGACTACTTCCACGCCGGGGTGTCGCTCTACACCCTCAAGGGGAAGACCCGGTCCATCCAGGGCTGGGACGACCTCTGCGGCAAGAAGATCGTCGTCCAGCGCGCCACGATCTCGCACGACATGGCCAAGGAGCAGGCCAAGAAGTGCGGTGCGAAGAAGCTCTCCATCGAGCCGTTCGACGACGACCAGCAGGCCCAGACCCGGCTGCGCGGCGGCGGCGCCGACGTCGGCTCCTCCGACTTCCCGGTCGCCGCGTACGCGGTCAAGACCTCGGGCGGCGGCAAGGACTTCGAGATCGTCGGCGACCAGGTCCAGGCCGCCCCCTACGGCATGGCGGTCAGCAAGTCGAACACCAAGCTGCGGGACGCCATCAAGGCCGCGCTCGACGCGATCATCAAGAACGGCGAGTACGGCAAGATCGTCACCAAATGGGGTGTCGAGGCCGGAGCGGTGACCGAGGCCGCCGTCAACGGCGGCAAGTGA
- a CDS encoding NADP-dependent malic enzyme: MAAEIVNPRSDSETTYADGANSVSAADLSAGTGPVRVGGAPDEPFDPAFALHRGGKMAIQATVPVRDKDDLSLAYTPGVAKVCSAIAENPELVHDYTWKSQVVAVVTDGTAVLGLGDIGPEASLPVMEGKAILFKQFGGVDAVPIALATTDADEIVETVVRLAPSFGGVNLEDISAPRCFEIERRLQERLDIPVFHDDQHGTAVVTLAALRNAAKLSGRTLGELRGVISGAGAAGVAIAKFLLAAGIGDVAVADRKGIVSRDRGDLTDVKRELAELTNKAGLSGSLESALAGADVFIGVSGGTVPEAAVASMAPGAYVFAMANPNPEVQPDIAHKYAAVVATGRSDYPNQINNVLAFPGIFAGALQVRASRITEGMKIAAANALADVVGDELAADYVIPSPFDERVAPAVTAAVAAAARAEGVARR; encoded by the coding sequence ATGGCAGCGGAGATCGTCAATCCTCGCAGCGACAGTGAAACGACATACGCGGACGGTGCGAACAGCGTGAGCGCGGCGGACCTGAGCGCCGGTACGGGGCCGGTCCGCGTGGGCGGGGCTCCGGACGAGCCCTTCGATCCGGCCTTCGCCCTCCACCGCGGCGGGAAGATGGCGATCCAGGCCACCGTGCCCGTGCGCGACAAGGATGACCTGTCCCTCGCCTACACGCCCGGGGTCGCGAAGGTGTGCAGCGCGATCGCCGAGAACCCGGAGCTGGTCCACGACTACACCTGGAAGTCACAGGTCGTCGCCGTCGTGACGGACGGCACCGCGGTGCTCGGCCTCGGCGACATCGGCCCCGAGGCGTCGCTCCCGGTGATGGAGGGCAAGGCGATCCTCTTCAAGCAGTTCGGTGGCGTCGACGCGGTGCCGATCGCGCTCGCCACCACCGACGCGGACGAGATCGTCGAGACCGTCGTGCGGCTCGCGCCGTCCTTCGGGGGCGTCAACCTGGAGGACATCTCGGCGCCGCGCTGCTTCGAGATCGAGCGCAGGCTCCAGGAGCGCCTGGACATCCCGGTGTTCCACGACGACCAGCACGGCACGGCCGTCGTCACCCTGGCGGCGCTGCGCAACGCGGCGAAGCTCTCCGGGCGGACCCTGGGCGAGCTGCGCGGTGTCATCTCCGGTGCGGGAGCGGCCGGCGTCGCCATCGCCAAGTTCCTGCTGGCGGCGGGCATCGGCGATGTCGCCGTGGCCGACCGCAAGGGCATCGTCAGCCGGGACCGGGGCGACCTGACGGACGTCAAGCGCGAGCTGGCCGAGCTGACCAACAAGGCGGGCCTCTCCGGCTCGTTGGAGTCGGCGCTGGCCGGCGCCGACGTCTTCATCGGGGTCTCCGGCGGTACGGTCCCGGAGGCCGCCGTCGCCTCGATGGCACCCGGCGCGTACGTCTTCGCCATGGCCAATCCGAACCCCGAGGTCCAGCCCGACATCGCGCACAAGTACGCGGCGGTCGTGGCGACCGGGCGTTCGGACTACCCGAACCAGATCAACAACGTCCTCGCCTTCCCGGGCATCTTCGCGGGCGCCCTCCAGGTCAGGGCCTCGCGGATCACCGAGGGCATGAAGATCGCCGCGGCGAACGCGCTCGCGGACGTCGTGGGCGACGAGCTGGCCGCGGACTACGTGATCCCGTCGCCGTTCGACGAGCGCGTCGCCCCGGCGGTCACGGCGGCGGTCGCCGCCGCCGCCCGCGCGGAGGGTGTCGCGCGGCGCTGA
- a CDS encoding zinc-binding dehydrogenase produces the protein MFAAYAARIDRDQPLDGLELGERPAPGSRPGWTTVDVRAASLNHHDLWSLRGVGLTEDRLPMILGCDAAGTDEDGNEVVLHSVIGQTGHGVGPDEPRSILTERYQGTFAERVTVPSWNVLPKPRELTFEQAACLPTAWLTAYRMLFTNAGVRPGDSVLVQGAGGGVATAAIMLGRAAGLRMYATSRDETKRERAVELGAIEAYEPGARLPRRVDAVIETVGAATWSHSVKSLRPGGTLVISGATSGDRPSHAELTRIFFLELRVVGSTMGTKDELEDLLAFCATTGVRPVIDEVLPLDRAREGFERLASGDHFGKIVLTSV, from the coding sequence ATGTTCGCCGCCTACGCCGCCCGTATCGACCGCGACCAGCCCCTCGACGGCCTTGAGCTGGGCGAGCGCCCCGCGCCCGGTTCACGCCCCGGCTGGACCACCGTCGACGTCAGGGCCGCCTCCCTCAACCACCACGACCTCTGGTCCCTGCGCGGCGTCGGCCTCACCGAGGACCGGCTGCCGATGATCCTCGGCTGTGACGCCGCCGGGACCGACGAGGACGGCAACGAGGTCGTCCTGCACTCCGTCATCGGACAGACCGGGCACGGCGTCGGCCCGGACGAGCCCCGCTCCATCCTCACCGAGCGCTACCAGGGCACCTTCGCCGAACGGGTGACCGTACCGTCCTGGAACGTCCTGCCCAAGCCCCGCGAGCTGACCTTCGAGCAGGCGGCCTGTCTGCCCACCGCCTGGCTGACCGCGTACCGGATGCTCTTCACCAACGCCGGTGTCCGCCCCGGGGATTCGGTCCTCGTGCAGGGCGCGGGTGGCGGGGTGGCCACCGCCGCGATCATGCTCGGCCGTGCGGCGGGCCTGCGGATGTACGCGACCAGCCGGGACGAGACCAAGCGCGAACGGGCCGTGGAACTGGGCGCGATCGAGGCGTACGAGCCCGGCGCGCGGCTGCCCCGGCGGGTGGACGCCGTCATCGAGACCGTCGGCGCCGCGACCTGGTCGCACTCCGTCAAGTCCCTGCGCCCCGGTGGCACCCTGGTGATCTCCGGCGCGACCAGCGGTGACCGCCCCTCGCACGCGGAACTGACCCGGATCTTCTTCCTGGAGCTGAGGGTCGTCGGCTCGACGATGGGCACCAAGGACGAGCTGGAGGATCTGCTGGCGTTCTGCGCGACGACCGGGGTGCGGCCCGTCATCGACGAGGTGCTGCCGCTGGACCGGGCCCGCGAGGGCTTCGAACGGCTGGCGTCGGGCGACCACTTCGGGAAGATCGTGCTGACCTCGGTGTGA
- a CDS encoding class I SAM-dependent methyltransferase, whose amino-acid sequence MTAAEQGTNWQSWQESWDRQQEWYMPDREERFRVMLDMVEALVGPEPRVLDLACGTGSITDRLLKRFPRATSTGVDLDPALLAIARGSFDGDGRVTFVTADLKDPDWTERLPYDSYDAVLTATALHWLHAEPLAGLYRRIGRLVRDGGVFMNADHMIDPETPRINAAERAHRHAVMDRAKAGGALDWADWWALAAEDPVLAGPTAERFEIYGEHADGDMPSVRWHAETLRGAGFAEARTVWSSPSDSLVLAVK is encoded by the coding sequence ATGACGGCAGCCGAGCAGGGCACCAACTGGCAGTCCTGGCAGGAGAGCTGGGACCGGCAGCAGGAGTGGTACATGCCCGACCGCGAGGAGCGGTTCCGGGTGATGCTGGACATGGTCGAAGCCCTCGTGGGGCCCGAGCCCAGGGTGCTCGATCTCGCGTGCGGTACCGGAAGTATCACGGACCGGCTGCTCAAGAGGTTCCCCCGGGCCACCAGTACCGGCGTCGACCTCGACCCGGCGCTGCTCGCCATCGCGCGCGGTTCCTTCGACGGCGACGGGCGGGTCACCTTCGTCACCGCCGATCTCAAGGACCCCGACTGGACCGAGCGGCTGCCGTACGACTCGTACGACGCCGTTCTCACCGCCACCGCGCTGCACTGGCTGCACGCCGAGCCGCTGGCCGGGCTCTACCGCCGGATCGGGCGGCTGGTCAGGGACGGTGGGGTGTTCATGAACGCGGACCACATGATCGACCCCGAGACCCCCCGCATCAACGCCGCCGAACGCGCCCACCGGCACGCCGTGATGGACCGGGCCAAGGCGGGGGGCGCGCTCGACTGGGCGGACTGGTGGGCGCTCGCCGCCGAGGACCCGGTGCTGGCCGGGCCGACCGCCGAGCGGTTCGAGATCTACGGAGAGCACGCCGACGGGGACATGCCCTCCGTGCGCTGGCACGCCGAGACGCTGCGCGGGGCCGGGTTCGCGGAGGCGCGGACGGTGTGGAGCTCGCCGTCCGACAGTCTCGTACTCGCCGTCAAGTAG